One genomic window of Quercus lobata isolate SW786 chromosome 9, ValleyOak3.0 Primary Assembly, whole genome shotgun sequence includes the following:
- the LOC115961995 gene encoding disease resistance protein RML1B-like, which yields MGGLGKTTLARVIYEKFSNDFEGSSFIANVREVSEKQSLLPLQKQLLAQTLGERNIDIWDVYDGVDMIKKRLHWKRVLVVLDDVNQLDQLEKLVGEYGWFGEGSWIIITTRDDHLLLQHEVHKIYKPNTLNVHDALKLFCLKAFKNEQPGEGYVQLSEKVISYAKGLMLALATEAIQAIGLASFDVDPEEAQSFEEYSEAFSKMFNLRLLMIDDLHIPNGLNHVSNSLRHLIWNGYFSKCLPSSFQPKELVKLELHSSNIEYLWKGVKV from the exons ATGGGGGGGCTGGGAAAGACAACTCTTGCTAGAGTGATTTATGAGAAGTTCTCCAACGATTTTGAAGGTTCTAGCTTTATCGCTAATGTTAGGGAAGTTTCAGAAAAACAGAGTTTGCTTCCATTACAAAAACAACTTCTTGCACAAACTTTGGGGGAAAGAAATATAGATATATGGGATGTTTATGATGGAGTTGACATGATCAAGAAGAGGCTACATTGGAAAAGGGTTCTAGTTGTTCTAGATGATGTTAATCAATTGGACCAATTAGAAAAATTGGTTGGAGAATATGGCTGGTTTGGAGAAGGGAGTTGGATCATAATAACAACCAGAGATGATCATTTGTTGCTTCAACATGAagttcataaaatatataagccTAATACATTAAATGTCCATGATGCTCTAAAgcttttttgtttgaaagccTTCAAAAATGAGCAACCAGGAGAAGGTTATGTACAACTCTCTGAAAAAGTGATATCTTATGCTAAAGGACTTATGTTGGCTCTT GCAACAGAAGCAATTCAAGCCATAGGTTTGGCCTCTTTTGATGTGGATCCGGAAGAGGCTCAAAGCTTTGAAGAATATTCTGAAGCCTTTTCAAAGATGTTTAATCTTAGATTGCTTATGATTGATGATTTGCATATCCCAAATGGTCTCAATCATGTTTCTAATTCCCTAAGACATCTTATATGGAATGGTTATTTCTCGAAATGTTTGCCGTCCAGTTTCCAACCGAAAGAGCTTGTTAAACTTGAATTGCATTCTAGCAACATTGAATATCTTTGGAAGGGAGTTAAG GTGTAG